The proteins below come from a single Candidatus Methanoperedens sp. genomic window:
- a CDS encoding CBS domain-containing protein, giving the protein MTDHPKVKDYMTQEVDTVSPENTVKDVIELIRKTGHDGFPVVEDSRVTGYVSAAGLLEKGLDDRITNVMSRDILVADTEMDMSDVARVIFRSGKSKLPVVDKSGHLRGIITNSDVIRSHIERTSPQKVWTLKRTLEAIHNIHVDVVRETVNIDELVPTQPKVYADELDGRIYELKKGLAEPIVVIKKPNRLILVDGHHRVIAAKKLGIKSMDAYVIPLGDEVILGMEKTAASAGLRTLSDIKILDYAKHPLVEITKRLKKDDENGLTNVSQ; this is encoded by the coding sequence ACTGACCATCCAAAAGTCAAGGACTACATGACCCAGGAAGTGGATACTGTTTCTCCTGAAAATACAGTCAAGGACGTCATAGAACTCATACGGAAGACCGGACACGACGGTTTTCCTGTGGTGGAGGATAGCAGGGTCACGGGTTATGTATCAGCCGCCGGTTTGCTTGAAAAGGGGCTTGATGACAGGATCACCAATGTTATGAGCAGGGATATTCTTGTTGCAGACACAGAGATGGATATGAGCGATGTAGCCCGCGTTATTTTCAGGTCTGGAAAATCAAAATTGCCAGTGGTGGATAAAAGCGGACATCTGCGGGGGATTATCACAAATTCAGACGTCATACGCTCGCATATCGAGAGGACAAGCCCCCAGAAAGTCTGGACGCTCAAGAGAACGCTTGAGGCTATCCATAATATCCATGTGGATGTTGTACGAGAAACAGTCAATATAGACGAGCTTGTGCCCACGCAGCCCAAGGTATATGCAGATGAACTCGACGGGAGGATATACGAACTGAAAAAAGGGCTGGCTGAGCCCATAGTAGTAATAAAAAAACCCAACAGGCTCATTCTCGTAGACGGTCATCACAGGGTTATAGCAGCAAAAAAACTTGGAATAAAAAGTATGGATGCTTATGTCATCCCTCTTGGTGATGAGGTAATCCTCGGGATGGAAAAGACGGCTGCATCAGCCGGGCTTCGCACACTGTCGGATATTAAAATACTTGATTATGCCAAGCATCCCCTCGTGGAGATAACAAAGAGGCTTAAGAAGGATGACGAGAACGGTTTGACGAATGTCTCTCAATAA
- a CDS encoding cytochrome c biogenesis protein, translating to MRIEPKDKLIIHADITGNNMLKKLLFIITTAMVLVSSYLVFTSPIPIRIENAAGDPINFKIFYFHVPIAITAYIAFTIVFISGLVYLKSKNQKWDIIGLSAAEVGVVFAALTLLTGSLWGKSAWQVYWNPADARLNTYMILFLTYLAYLMVRSSIDEPEKRARLSAVFSIIGYITVPLSYFSIIIMYRISSVLQTHPNPAAVSIGGKDILVTLFANMIAYILLCISLILLRVNAETLREDIAKIKMDRNL from the coding sequence TTGAGGATTGAACCAAAAGATAAACTTATTATTCATGCAGATATAACAGGAAATAATATGCTAAAGAAACTGCTTTTTATCATAACCACAGCAATGGTACTTGTCTCTTCATATCTGGTATTTACTTCCCCAATTCCGATCAGGATTGAGAATGCGGCTGGTGATCCAATCAACTTTAAAATATTCTATTTCCATGTGCCGATAGCAATTACAGCTTATATTGCTTTTACAATTGTCTTTATTTCCGGATTGGTATATCTAAAAAGCAAAAATCAGAAATGGGATATTATCGGACTATCAGCCGCAGAGGTCGGTGTGGTCTTTGCTGCCTTAACATTATTAACTGGTTCTCTCTGGGGTAAATCTGCATGGCAAGTATATTGGAATCCTGCTGATGCAAGGTTAAATACCTATATGATATTATTTCTAACTTATCTGGCTTATTTGATGGTAAGGAGCTCTATAGATGAACCGGAAAAGAGAGCCAGGCTCTCAGCTGTGTTTAGCATCATCGGTTATATTACAGTACCCCTTAGTTACTTTTCAATAATTATCATGTATAGGATTTCATCAGTATTACAAACCCACCCAAATCCCGCGGCAGTATCCATTGGTGGAAAGGATATTCTTGTAACATTATTTGCTAATATGATTGCATACATACTATTATGCATCTCATTAATTCTATTGCGAGTAAATGCAGAGACTCTTCGAGAAGATATAGCAAAAATTAAGATGGATCGTAATTTATGA
- a CDS encoding CBS domain-containing protein, with protein sequence MELTPIQKEILTALINLYRTKKQAVKGEDIAEIISRNPGTVRNQMQSLKALGLVEGVPGPKGGYKATGATYRVLSLSEMDKETTVPIRRNDEIVENATASEISFTTVRHPDLCNATVHVIGDIRKFDVGDNIVIGPTPVNKMIMRGEVIGRDDTQNSILFVIQEMISLPKKPVKNYVKENPITIPASATIQEASRILVKNNIHGAPVKDKEKIVGIVTLTDIGKTLADGKTSVKIKDIMTKDIISVEGDMPLYEVVKVFNKEKVGRLMVRINGELVGVISKTDILGKLAVY encoded by the coding sequence ATGGAGCTGACACCAATCCAGAAAGAAATTTTAACTGCTCTTATCAATCTGTACAGGACTAAGAAACAGGCAGTCAAAGGAGAAGATATTGCAGAGATTATAAGTAGGAATCCCGGAACGGTTCGGAACCAGATGCAATCGCTCAAAGCCCTGGGATTGGTTGAGGGAGTACCAGGACCGAAAGGCGGATACAAGGCAACAGGCGCAACCTATCGAGTCCTTAGCTTATCTGAAATGGATAAGGAAACAACGGTTCCGATAAGGCGAAATGACGAGATAGTGGAGAATGCGACTGCAAGCGAGATTAGTTTTACCACGGTCAGGCATCCTGACCTGTGCAACGCTACTGTACATGTTATCGGGGATATACGGAAATTTGACGTTGGAGATAATATAGTGATAGGACCCACCCCAGTAAACAAAATGATAATGCGCGGAGAAGTGATTGGCAGGGATGACACCCAGAATTCAATATTATTCGTCATACAAGAAATGATATCCCTTCCCAAAAAACCTGTTAAAAATTATGTGAAAGAAAATCCAATCACAATCCCGGCTTCGGCAACGATACAGGAAGCCTCAAGAATCCTTGTCAAGAATAACATTCACGGGGCTCCGGTAAAGGATAAGGAAAAGATTGTGGGCATCGTTACCCTTACAGATATCGGGAAAACACTTGCGGATGGTAAAACCAGCGTGAAGATAAAGGATATAATGACGAAGGATATAATTTCGGTTGAGGGCGATATGCCTCTTTACGAAGTGGTGAAGGTCTTTAATAAAGAAAAGGTGGGAAGGCTCATGGTTCGAATTAACGGAGAACTTGTTGGGGTTATCTCAAAAACAGATATCCTGGGTAAACTTGCGGTTTATTAA
- a CDS encoding bifunctional hexulose-6-phosphate synthase/ribonuclease regulator translates to MKPILQVALDVLETERAIQIAKEAVEGGVDWIEAGTPLIKSEGMDAVRKLKKAFPEHVILADMKTMDTGAMEVEMAAKAGADIIIVLGSADNSTIQDAIRAARKYGVKLMADLISTDNQAERAKELAELGIDYINIHVGIDQQMMGEEPIGILKKLKLNVPIAVAGGLDAQRAADAVLSGAGIVIVGGNIVRTSNVTASARAIRESIDSPSILEEAEKSIDEKTIELLKRVSTPNISDAMHRKGAMKNIHQICPGTKMAGRAVTVATFPGDWAKTVEAIGIAREGDVIVIYNGSPHIAPWGELATLSCINKGVAGVVIDGAVRDVDDIRRLNFPVFATSVVPNAGEPKGFGEINAEIQCGGETVKPGDFIVGDDNGVVVVPKERGYEIARRAVEVEKNERRIRDEIKRGKTLSEVLYLEKWEKK, encoded by the coding sequence ATAAAACCCATACTGCAAGTGGCTCTCGATGTTCTGGAGACCGAACGTGCCATCCAGATTGCAAAAGAGGCAGTTGAGGGAGGGGTGGACTGGATCGAAGCCGGCACACCGCTGATCAAGAGCGAGGGCATGGATGCGGTAAGAAAACTTAAAAAGGCATTCCCTGAGCATGTCATTCTTGCGGACATGAAAACAATGGATACCGGCGCCATGGAGGTCGAGATGGCAGCCAAAGCAGGTGCAGATATAATCATCGTGCTTGGCAGCGCGGACAATTCCACTATCCAGGACGCAATACGGGCAGCCCGCAAATACGGCGTGAAACTCATGGCAGACCTGATTTCTACAGACAACCAGGCAGAAAGAGCAAAAGAACTGGCAGAGCTTGGGATTGATTACATCAATATACACGTGGGTATTGACCAGCAGATGATGGGCGAAGAGCCTATCGGAATCCTGAAAAAACTCAAGCTCAACGTGCCTATCGCAGTCGCAGGCGGTCTTGATGCACAGAGGGCGGCGGATGCGGTTCTTTCAGGGGCAGGTATAGTCATCGTCGGCGGCAATATCGTTCGAACATCCAACGTCACAGCCTCGGCGCGGGCTATCCGTGAAAGTATAGACAGCCCTTCCATCCTGGAAGAAGCTGAGAAATCAATCGACGAGAAAACCATCGAATTACTGAAACGGGTTTCCACACCCAATATCTCTGATGCCATGCACAGGAAAGGCGCGATGAAAAATATTCACCAAATCTGCCCTGGAACAAAGATGGCAGGCAGGGCTGTAACAGTTGCGACATTTCCAGGCGACTGGGCAAAGACCGTGGAGGCAATTGGTATTGCAAGAGAAGGCGACGTTATCGTAATCTATAACGGCAGCCCGCACATCGCTCCATGGGGTGAGCTTGCGACCTTAAGCTGTATCAATAAAGGTGTTGCAGGCGTGGTAATCGACGGCGCGGTCAGGGATGTGGATGATATCAGGCGCCTTAACTTCCCTGTTTTTGCAACCTCGGTAGTGCCAAATGCAGGCGAACCCAAGGGATTCGGGGAAATCAATGCTGAAATACAGTGCGGAGGAGAGACCGTTAAACCCGGCGATTTTATAGTGGGAGATGACAACGGTGTAGTGGTTGTCCCGAAGGAACGGGGATACGAGATTGCACGAAGAGCAGTTGAGGTTGAAAAGAACGAACGCAGGATAAGGGATGAGATAAAAAGGGGAAAAACCCTCTCGGAAGTGCTGTATCTTGAGAAATGGGAAAAGAAATAG
- the ccmA gene encoding heme ABC exporter ATP-binding protein CcmA, giving the protein MWIIRQTRRIIIISIERLSKAFGTNVVLRNIDLRIERGEFLTVFGPNGAGKTTLIKIMSTLVSPTSGKVIIDGMDIKENPIEIRKKIGVISHETYLYHELTAAENLRFFGRMYGVSDIENRIDELIKQVGLTYRKNDRVRTFSRGMKQRLSIARALIHDPPILLLDEPYTGLDQHASATFDRILGGMNAHDKTRVLISHDIERGIAMCDRAIILTDGHIAHEMSQSEIRDLLQCRAIYEKYVEGGT; this is encoded by the coding sequence TTGTGGATAATTAGACAAACCAGGAGAATTATTATAATCTCTATTGAAAGGCTTTCAAAGGCATTTGGCACCAATGTTGTGCTTCGAAATATTGATCTGCGGATAGAAAGAGGAGAATTCCTGACCGTATTCGGTCCAAACGGGGCTGGGAAAACCACCCTCATAAAAATAATGTCCACCCTGGTAAGTCCGACTTCAGGTAAGGTTATTATTGACGGCATGGATATCAAGGAGAACCCGATTGAAATCAGGAAAAAAATCGGGGTAATCTCGCATGAAACCTACCTTTACCATGAATTAACGGCTGCTGAAAACCTGCGGTTCTTTGGAAGGATGTACGGCGTATCGGATATCGAAAATCGGATAGACGAATTGATTAAACAGGTGGGCTTGACCTACAGGAAAAACGACCGCGTTCGGACTTTCTCGCGTGGAATGAAACAGCGCCTTTCAATCGCAAGAGCCTTGATCCACGACCCGCCCATACTGTTACTCGACGAACCCTATACAGGTTTGGACCAGCATGCCAGTGCTACGTTTGACAGGATTCTCGGAGGCATGAATGCGCACGACAAGACCCGTGTTCTTATTTCCCATGATATAGAACGGGGCATTGCCATGTGCGACCGCGCAATCATCCTCACCGACGGACATATAGCGCATGAAATGAGCCAGAGCGAGATTCGAGATCTTCTCCAGTGCAGGGCGATTTACGAAAAATACGTTGAAGGTGGAACATGA
- a CDS encoding endonuclease NucS has product MLDKDIDYDTIILDGLSRLWLREQEYWCPDAELLDSEDIENYRGFGIMKLVSKGKREDALIIFLIGSAFDNYNAAFKIYDDGWTWERFLKSPKEDFLKYLENINFKGMRRIRMPKPNLAELLYSYIDFVGTSQINYFNNILKQEKNYFKAYDRIFDELSNNVKFLKGKFILPIFLDKMWQFYLFPIIPTEKVAAASKLPDIGIKLALGVDVGNNEQLAYNLIKEVAEKGRCLPIIARWGLEYYGDKFRTDKELTFEDIEKRAPKKLLKGEEPLNYFEEQVIRGFKAPITEHSLYWNLHVGKYAFTNDQTLNNSLKELYTLIMRLVCEQDRENATFLILLHIVSNFDPILPKKMLDDGWNWNKFFASKDDEFKRYLSDNGRSEISDKILNYKKCVGSSQERYFVNIISEEENYFKAYDRIFKEFGRFLETDFLVPAFLDALGQFKVYPILPTEKVPINKIALNNITLQFPDEQIQNSDDVRIQILDNLDSAYPEYLLNYLLNEGKIEIEEGPPIEIDESVLESENADIAEEDRRFLLPIEISRGICFGEQKYFKSNKPDKQSKDSTYTAKQELLEIEHAPLSKATKMMKVDPYEKHVEDVLADKPFLLEDGMEFIDRQYSTSNGIIDLILRDKESKLILVEIKRGMANDETLTQLLSYMDVIDNYFDAKEVRGMIVCEQYGPRLKNAVNLLVKKGHDIKLVEYKSEIGFKAS; this is encoded by the coding sequence ATGCTGGATAAAGATATTGATTATGATACAATAATTTTAGATGGTCTCAGTAGGTTGTGGTTAAGAGAGCAGGAATATTGGTGTCCTGATGCCGAACTCTTAGATTCAGAAGATATTGAAAATTACCGTGGTTTTGGAATAATGAAACTTGTATCTAAGGGTAAGCGGGAAGATGCTTTAATAATTTTCCTCATAGGAAGTGCTTTCGACAACTATAATGCTGCTTTTAAAATCTATGATGATGGTTGGACATGGGAAAGATTTTTAAAATCTCCTAAAGAAGATTTTCTAAAGTATTTGGAAAATATTAATTTTAAGGGGATGCGTCGTATTAGAATGCCAAAACCGAATTTGGCGGAACTATTGTATAGCTACATAGATTTTGTAGGAACATCTCAGATAAACTATTTCAATAATATCTTAAAACAAGAAAAGAACTACTTTAAGGCATATGACAGAATTTTTGATGAATTAAGCAATAATGTGAAGTTTTTAAAGGGTAAGTTTATTTTGCCGATATTTCTTGATAAAATGTGGCAATTTTATTTATTTCCAATAATTCCTACAGAGAAAGTAGCTGCTGCTAGTAAATTGCCTGATATTGGAATAAAACTTGCTTTAGGAGTTGATGTAGGAAACAATGAACAATTAGCATACAATCTGATAAAAGAAGTGGCTGAAAAGGGACGTTGCCTACCAATTATTGCACGATGGGGGCTTGAATATTATGGAGATAAATTCAGAACAGATAAAGAATTGACATTTGAAGATATTGAAAAAAGGGCGCCTAAAAAATTGTTAAAAGGAGAGGAACCATTAAATTACTTTGAGGAACAAGTCATAAGAGGTTTCAAAGCTCCAATCACAGAGCATAGTTTATACTGGAATTTGCATGTAGGAAAGTATGCTTTTACAAATGATCAGACTCTGAATAATTCGCTTAAAGAGTTGTATACGCTCATAATGAGGTTGGTATGCGAGCAGGATAGGGAAAATGCTACATTTTTAATCCTTTTACATATTGTATCAAATTTCGATCCTATTCTTCCTAAAAAAATGCTTGATGATGGTTGGAATTGGAACAAGTTCTTTGCATCAAAAGATGATGAATTTAAACGATATTTATCAGATAATGGTCGTTCAGAAATTTCAGACAAGATTTTGAATTATAAAAAATGTGTTGGTAGTAGTCAGGAGAGGTATTTTGTTAATATAATCTCTGAAGAAGAAAATTATTTCAAAGCATATGATAGAATTTTCAAGGAGTTTGGTAGATTCTTAGAAACCGATTTTCTAGTTCCTGCTTTCCTAGATGCTCTTGGTCAATTCAAAGTTTATCCGATATTGCCTACTGAAAAAGTTCCTATAAATAAGATCGCTTTAAATAATATTACACTTCAATTTCCAGATGAGCAAATTCAAAATTCTGATGATGTTAGAATACAAATATTGGATAATTTAGATTCTGCATATCCAGAATATCTTTTAAACTATCTTTTGAATGAAGGAAAAATTGAAATTGAAGAAGGACCACCGATAGAAATTGATGAATCAGTTTTAGAAAGTGAGAATGCAGATATTGCGGAAGAAGATAGAAGATTTTTATTACCTATCGAAATATCACGCGGTATTTGTTTTGGAGAGCAAAAATATTTCAAATCAAATAAGCCTGATAAGCAATCTAAAGATTCAACCTATACAGCAAAACAAGAACTTCTAGAAATTGAGCATGCGCCTTTATCTAAAGCCACCAAGATGATGAAGGTTGACCCTTACGAAAAACATGTTGAAGATGTTTTAGCCGATAAACCCTTCTTGTTGGAAGATGGTATGGAATTTATTGATAGGCAGTATTCCACTTCTAATGGCATAATAGATTTGATTCTTCGTGACAAAGAGAGTAAATTAATATTAGTAGAAATCAAAAGGGGTATGGCAAATGATGAGACTTTAACTCAATTGCTCAGTTACATGGATGTTATAGATAATTATTTTGATGCAAAAGAAGTTCGTGGTATGATTGTTTGTGAACAATACGGTCCGAGATTGAAAAACGCTGTTAATTTATTGGTAAAAAAAGGACACGACATTAAATTAGTGGAATATAAATCTGAGATTGGGTTCAAAGCGAGTTAG
- a CDS encoding histidine phosphatase family protein — MLNNKIGRWYILIAVIGIIILAVIALSGKAPLQGMTGKVIVSPPVCSVPTKIVLVRHAETSWNVLGIMQGNANLPLDANGTAQEQMLANSTRNKTVNVVYSSPRDRAYDTAVAIASAHQLPVKVEDDLREIGNGIYTGYKPSQVPSDINFSFSTNPDFALPSGVPNTANLQDPSFVKGIYFEGESLNMAANRSWNELTDIAKDHCGKNIVSVTHGGIIQIALTKAHGLPMTQYSSFKVPIASQTVLEFEPNSSVFVLPDW; from the coding sequence ATGTTAAATAATAAAATTGGTAGATGGTATATTCTCATAGCAGTAATTGGAATAATAATACTGGCAGTTATAGCGTTATCTGGCAAAGCACCGCTGCAGGGGATGACAGGCAAGGTAATAGTATCGCCGCCTGTATGTTCTGTGCCGACAAAAATCGTTCTCGTCCGCCATGCCGAAACTTCCTGGAATGTGTTGGGGATTATGCAAGGCAACGCTAATCTTCCTCTCGATGCGAATGGCACAGCTCAGGAGCAAATGCTGGCGAATAGTACCCGTAACAAGACGGTTAATGTGGTCTACTCCAGCCCGCGTGATCGAGCGTATGATACAGCCGTAGCGATAGCGTCTGCGCATCAGCTCCCCGTAAAGGTAGAAGACGATTTGCGTGAAATTGGCAACGGCATCTACACAGGTTACAAGCCAAGCCAAGTTCCTTCGGATATTAACTTTTCGTTTTCCACGAATCCGGATTTCGCCTTGCCTTCAGGAGTTCCGAATACGGCCAACCTGCAAGATCCTTCATTTGTCAAAGGTATTTACTTCGAGGGTGAATCCTTAAATATGGCGGCGAACCGGAGCTGGAATGAGCTCACCGATATCGCGAAAGATCACTGTGGTAAGAACATTGTGTCCGTGACTCACGGAGGCATCATTCAAATTGCTTTAACCAAGGCACATGGTCTTCCCATGACGCAATATAGTTCATTTAAAGTTCCAATTGCTTCTCAGACTGTATTGGAGTTTGAGCCCAACTCATCGGTCTTCGTATTGCCCGATTGGTAG
- a CDS encoding heme exporter protein CcmB: MKFLEIARKDLKAEFRTKQMLNSMMIFALLVIVIFSFAFGNEASIFIQGINKKVVDLLAPGMLWIAFTFAGMLGLSRSFAGEKEEGCLEGLKLCPADRSEIYNGKVLSNAFLMFLMEIVTIPVFVVLFSYDISNIPGLVIVVILGTLGFIFVGTLLSALTVNTRTREILLPVILFPVLLPVIISAVNATGKMLVSAPISEIASELQILAVYDIVFFITAQLVFEYTIED; the protein is encoded by the coding sequence ATGAAGTTCCTGGAGATAGCGCGCAAGGACTTAAAAGCCGAGTTCCGAACAAAGCAGATGCTTAATTCCATGATGATATTTGCCCTTCTCGTGATTGTTATCTTCAGTTTTGCGTTCGGAAATGAAGCCTCGATATTCATTCAGGGTATTAATAAGAAGGTAGTAGATTTACTGGCGCCAGGGATGCTCTGGATTGCGTTTACCTTTGCCGGAATGCTCGGGCTTTCAAGGTCGTTTGCAGGAGAAAAGGAAGAAGGATGCCTTGAAGGCTTGAAATTGTGTCCAGCCGACAGGAGCGAGATATATAACGGTAAAGTATTATCCAATGCTTTTTTGATGTTCCTTATGGAGATTGTCACAATACCGGTTTTTGTTGTGCTTTTCAGTTATGACATTTCAAACATTCCCGGTCTGGTGATTGTTGTTATACTCGGAACTTTGGGATTTATTTTCGTGGGCACGCTTCTCTCAGCCCTGACAGTTAATACAAGAACGAGGGAAATCCTGCTACCTGTGATTTTATTTCCTGTTCTCCTTCCAGTCATAATCTCGGCTGTTAATGCAACAGGGAAAATGCTGGTATCTGCCCCAATCTCCGAAATAGCAAGCGAACTTCAGATACTTGCTGTTTATGATATTGTTTTTTTTATCACCGCACAGCTTGTATTTGAATATACTATTGAGGATTGA
- a CDS encoding 30S ribosomal protein S3ae, translating into MAVTKAAEGWKAKQWYNLVAPEMFGKPNIGETVAEVPEKLIGRVVEITLGELTNDLSKQNTKLILKIDRVGGDSAYTKFMGHQLTQDYLRSLVKRQTSAIETNVSVTTKDGYTIRVKPSCFTIKRARANQVKAIRSIMNNVIEAKAKELDMPQFVQEIITGKLSASIYHDVKPIYPLRRVEVRKTEIEAEPAIAA; encoded by the coding sequence TTGGCAGTAACAAAAGCAGCAGAAGGCTGGAAAGCAAAACAATGGTACAACCTGGTTGCACCTGAGATGTTCGGAAAACCCAATATCGGGGAAACAGTGGCTGAAGTGCCCGAGAAACTAATCGGAAGGGTGGTTGAAATAACCCTCGGGGAACTGACAAACGACCTTTCAAAACAGAACACCAAATTGATTCTGAAAATCGACCGCGTTGGCGGCGACTCGGCATACACGAAATTCATGGGGCATCAACTTACGCAGGATTACCTGCGCTCGCTTGTAAAGAGGCAGACCTCAGCGATTGAGACGAATGTTTCAGTAACCACGAAAGATGGCTATACCATAAGGGTAAAACCCTCGTGTTTCACTATCAAAAGGGCAAGGGCGAACCAGGTCAAAGCTATTCGCTCAATAATGAATAATGTCATTGAGGCAAAGGCGAAAGAACTGGATATGCCGCAGTTCGTCCAGGAAATTATAACAGGGAAACTCTCAGCGAGCATATACCATGATGTAAAGCCGATATACCCATTACGCAGGGTAGAGGTCAGGAAGACTGAAATAGAGGCTGAACCTGCAATAGCCGCGTAA